A window of the Chiloscyllium plagiosum isolate BGI_BamShark_2017 chromosome 13, ASM401019v2, whole genome shotgun sequence genome harbors these coding sequences:
- the LOC122555925 gene encoding THAP domain-containing protein 5-like: MPVSCSALDCKNRFKKGSGITFHRFPFSRPELMAKWLKAVARENWMPSPRATLCSDHFTKDCFEERNDRRHLRFYSVPTIFPLPTNKTTSSQRSHKAKVSGGHKRISEIQKPHLESQANSVSDALCEPTEPTNITDLQPTLATETLNTGKLAQLAAAAVLNLAEFSQVLEVPLKPEVESSEVPMFFNCSAQTQTYTTEAKMESVSSELVTIHSENQSQDSAAALSSDTLHWTANVLSAPEVLSDTSTVLVSSVDVPTVPANVVPCLFTTSAELTSDQVTISEETTWISAEVLIPETQTHLSAPVLGSEELQYSSAGGKLLSSRNDQDLPGMTFPQDHSYFMSPCPDIIRRTLGKKLAWERKKNEEHRQKFRVLQQKLKRKEQKIDNLTKIISQLREKHDENENEKEELDQTQQCY, encoded by the exons ATGCCAGTCTCCTGTAGTGCACTGGACTGCAAAAACCGCTTCAAGAAAGGGAGCGGTATAACTTTCCACAG ATTTCCTTTTTCGAGACCTGAGCTCATGGCAAAATGGTTAAAAGCTGTAGCACGGGAAAACTGGATGCCATCACCAAGAGCAACTCTCTGTAGTGATCACTTCACAAAAGATTGTTTTGAGGAAAGGAATGATAGACGACATTTAAGATTCTATTCCGTTCCAACAATATTTCCACTGCCGACAAACAAG ACGACAAGCTCTCAAAGATCACATAAGGCAAAAGTTTCTGGTGGACATAAGAGAATTTCGGAGATACAGAAGCCccatttggaatcacaagctaaTTCAGTATCTGATGCACTCTGCgagccaactgagccaaccaaCATCACAGATTTACAGCCTACATTAGCCACAGAGACTCTCAACACAGGGAAGCTAGCTCAACTAGCAGCTGCAGCAGTCCTGAATTTAGCAGAATTTTCTCAAGTGTTGGAAGTTCCTCTAAAACCTGAAGTAGAGTCTTCAGAAGTCCCCATGTTTTTTAATTGCAGTGCACAAACTCAAACGTACACAACAGAAGCAAAGATGGAATCGGTTTCAAGTGAGTTAGTAACTATTCATTCAGAGAATCAATCTCAAGATTCAGCTGCAGCTCTGAGTTCAGATACCCTCCATTGGACAGCCAATGTATTATCTGCACCTGAAGTACTATCGGATACATCTACTGTGCTTGTGAGTTCAGTAGATGTTCCTACAGTGCCGGCTAATGTTGTGCCCTGTttatttacaacatctgcagaactaacatctgaccAAGTAACTATATCGGAAGAAACTACTTGGATATCTGCAGAAGTGCTTATTCCAGAAACACAAACTCATTTATCAGCTCCAGTTTTGGGTTCTGAAGAACTGCAATACTCCTCTGCAGGAGGAAAACTGCTTTCATCTCGTAATGATCAGGATTTGCCAGGAATGACATTTCCCCAAGATCACAGTTATTTTATGAGTCCTTGCCCTGATATCATCAGGAGAACTCTAGGAAAGAAGCTTGCGTGGGAGAGAAAGAAGAATGAAGAGCATCGGCAAAAGTTCAGAGTACTCcaacaaaaactgaaaagaaaagagCAGAAAATTGACAATCTGACAAAAATTATCAGCCAGCTGAGAGAAA AGCatgatgaaaatgaaaatgaaaaagaagaaTTGGACCAAACACAGCAATGCTACTGA